TAAATGAATTTTCATTTTCTGGAGACTTCTCAACTATCTCAATTTTTCCCCTACCAGTTCTTTTTATATACCCCTCTTGCTCTAACTTTTGGAGATGTTCATGAATTGTAGATACAGCAGAAAGATTAAAATGTTTTGCAATTTCCATCAAAGTAGGATAATATCCATTTTTCTGATAATACTCAATGATAAAGTCTAAGATTTCTTTCTGTCTCTTTGTCATCTTCATCACCTCCTTTGATATATAATTATACCGAAAAAAAACCGAAAATCAAGAGAAAAGAAAAAACAGATTTATCAGTAGTTTTAAGATAACATCTTTTAAAAGTCTTATAAAACCTATGCAAAATGGTTAATGCAAGATGTAAAATAAATTTGGACTGTTTTTAAAGTGTAAATCATGAGAATGCTTGCAAAAATCAACATAGTCATTCTACAACCGGCAAAGAATCTCCGTCTTCTTACCCTCTAATTTATTCACTGGCAATTCATGAATTGCCTCTATTCATTTTCTTACTTTTTGAAAGAGGAGATCCTTCGGACTAAAATCCTCAGGATGTTCTATGTTAAATGTCCAGTACAAAAATTTTCATCAAATGGTCTTCTACTTTTTAATACACCATATGCCTGTCTTAATAACTTATGTGCTACAGCCACTAATGCTAACTTTTTAGCCTTACCTTTACTTACTAACCCTTCGTATAATTCTCTGCAGTATTTGTTAAGCCTTATTGCTGATAATGCTGCCATGTATAGCATCTTCCCTGCATATGGATTTCCATTTTCTAAGTGATGATCTTCTTGGAATATCAAAAGCCATAGACACACTATTTCTTTATTCCTTGTGCAGACCGACAGCAAGGTAAGAGCAAATTTAGGAGGGTGTTCTAAAATTCTTGTAAACTTATCTTTCCGTGTCGTCCTGAGGACAAAATTTTAAGGATCTCTTTTTTGATTTTTGACTTGAAAAGAAAAATATGAGATTCTTCGCTTCGTTCAAAATGACTATGTTGGTTTTTTGGAACACCCTCAATTTTATTGAAATAAATCATAAATTCTTTAAGAAAAAAATCATAATAAACCTTTTTAAGCTTAGGTAAAATTTTTACGTCAAAAATAAAAAAACTTAGGAGGTAATTAAGTATGGCAACAGTAACACTCAAAGGAAACCCGGTAGCATTAACAGGTAACGAAGTAAACGTAGGAGATGTAGCTCCAGAAGTTACAGTTGTAGCTACAGATTTATCTGAGAAAAAAGTAGGTGGAGCAAAAGGTGTGGTTCAAGTTTTAATTTCAGTTCCATCTTTAGATACACCTGTCTGTGCAACAGAAACAAGAAAGTTCAATGAAGCAGTTTCTCAAATTCCGGGTATAGATGTAACTGTAATCTCTATGGACTTACCATTTGCATCTAAAAGATTCTGCTCTACAGAGGGAATTGAAAACTTAACTTGTGCATCTGACTTTAGAAACAAAGAATTTGGTCAAAAATATGGAGTTTTAATAGCTGAAGGTCCATTAGCAGGAATCCTTGCAAGAGCTATTTTCGTTGTTGGAAAAGATGGAAAAGTTGTTTACAAACAAATCGTTCCAGAAATAACAGAAGAACCAAACTACGACGAAGTTTTAGAAGCAGTAAAAAAAGCTAACGCTTAATTATCAAAATATTTCTTCTCCCGGGAATAAAACCCCGGGAGTTCAATTAAAATTTATAGATCTTTAAAAATCTTGTCAAATTCAAACACCTAAAATCCAAAAAACATTAGCATATACGATTCTTTACTGTGTTCAGAATGATATTAAAAGCTAAATTTATCTCTACTGAAAGTGCTGTAAAATTTTTATAAGTTTACCTTTTTGTCATCCTTAGGACTTAAGTCCGAAGGATCTCATCTTTTGATTTAAAAGAAAAACAGGAGATTCTTCGCTTCGCTCAGAATGACATCTTTGAGGTTGAGATTCTTCAGCGGCTGCAGAATGACGACGTGGATTTTTGAAATAATCTCCCTTTACTTTACAATCTCTTTTGGATAAATTATTCTATCCCTATAAACAAATACAGGTTTTAAT
Above is a genomic segment from Sulfurihydrogenibium sp. containing:
- the tpx gene encoding thiol peroxidase, which codes for MATVTLKGNPVALTGNEVNVGDVAPEVTVVATDLSEKKVGGAKGVVQVLISVPSLDTPVCATETRKFNEAVSQIPGIDVTVISMDLPFASKRFCSTEGIENLTCASDFRNKEFGQKYGVLIAEGPLAGILARAIFVVGKDGKVVYKQIVPEITEEPNYDEVLEAVKKANA